Proteins found in one Mustela lutreola isolate mMusLut2 chromosome 12, mMusLut2.pri, whole genome shotgun sequence genomic segment:
- the LOC131812980 gene encoding uncharacterized protein LOC131812980: protein MKHPRAHPEGAPSSCPLQRGRRVHGPSPAPPRTPREPVTPQSEGLAKGPTSPLPSARRPGGAAVPSAAEEGRSAGPARLSPAGTRQLCGAPPEAARNKREGKALRTPLPGVPSPAREPLAPAPRGLPDRGHGARAAPRSPHEKKGETPPYSPTVSSPSAVYLTVPPAYRAPPSWTYSTSPRRERSTAAAASATKKSSQLGLACLSTPAADDRSRQPRWTEEAFLVISDNADVNETTTFQAAPWSLLVAGAPPLGFLHQSWFACLHVTRNKGAEPVFAGGAASTHVTDVHYTCLGSVSPSPSWGHHSTTLKPQAPGPSLANPRSPSSSQSG from the exons ATGAAACACCCACGAGCGCACCCGGAGGGAGCCCCCTCGTCCTGCCCGCTGCAGCGGGGACGCCGAGTCCAC ggtccctcccctgcccccccccgcaccccgcgAGAACCTGTCACCCCACAAAGTGAGGGGCTGGCGAAGGGGcccacctcacccctgccctcGGCCCGGCGCCCCGGGGGTGCAGCCGTCCCCTCCGCCGCCGAGGAGGGGCGAAGTGCGGGCCCGGCCCGCCTCTCCCCCGCAGGGACTCGCCAGCTCTGCGGGGCCCCGCCAGAGGCAGCGCGTAataagagggaggggaaagctcTCCGAACACCCCTTCCCGGGGTTCCCTCTCCAGCAAGGGAGCCCCTTGCCCCAGCCCCTCGGGGCCTCCCAGACCGGGGTCATGGTGCCAGGGCTGCCCCGAGAAGCCCCCATGAAAAGAAGGGGGAGACACCCCCATACTCACCCACCGTCTCCTCCCCCTCAGCTGTTTACCTCACAGTTCCTCCAGCCTACAGGGCGCCGCCATCTTGGACGTACAGCACCTCCCCCCGTCGTGAGAGGTCCACGGCCGCTGCAGCCTCCGCCACGAAAAAGAGTTCCCAGTTGGGTCTGGCCTGCCTCTCGACCCCGGCGGCAGATGACCGCAGCCGGCAGCCCCGTTGGACGGAAGAGGCCTTCCTGGTCATTAGTGATAATGCGG ATGTTAATGAGACCACTACCTTCCAGGCGGCACCCTGGAGCCTCCTTGTGGCAGGAGCTCCCCCACTGGGCTTTCTCCACCAGTCCTGGTTCGCCTGTCTCCATGTGACAAGAAACAAAGGAGCTGAGCCCGTGTTTGCAGGGGGTGCTGCCTCTACGCATGTGACAGATGTCCACTACACTTGCCTGGGCAgcgtctccccctccccttcctggggCCACCACAGCACCACCCTCAAGCCACAGGCACCTGGGCCCAGTCTAGCCAATCCCAGATCCCCATCCTCTAGCCAAAGTGGTTGA